GGTCGGGGAACTTCGAGGTCGCGCGCGTCAGGTGCACCGTGGCGGTGGTGGCGTCCGGGGACTCGCACGACGCGTACAGCGAAGGCTTCGCGCCGTCGGAGAAGCCGCCGAAGTTCTCGATCCAGTAGTACGACAGCGCGTTGTTCTGGCCCGCGCCGGTCTGGTCGTACCAGCGCTCGAAGTTCTTGCAGACGGCCTCGCCGTTGAAGTCGGTGCCGTCGTGGAACTTCACGCCCTGGCGCAGGTGGAACGTCCAGGTCTTGCCGTCGGGGCTGTGCTCCCAGCGCTCCGCGAGTTCGGGTTCGACGTCCGCGGTGCCCTCCTTGAACCCGACGAGACCCTCCATGATCTGGCGGGTCACCCGGAACGTCTCCCCGTCGGACGCGTAGAACGGGTCGAAGAGGTCCGGGGCGCCGGCGGCGCCGAAGGTGAGGCTGCCGCCTTCACCACCGCCTTCGCCGCGCTGCGATTCGGCGCATCCTGCCGCTGCGACCGCTAATGCGCAGGTGAATCCCACTACGGCGGTCCGACGCCGGACGCTGGTCGAACGGAGCGGCCTCGACGGAGCTCTCATCTAAGCACCTCGATGTGTCTCAAGTCTCACATTGTCGAGAACAGTAGTCCGCCGCGCCGCCCCTTTGGAGTAGTTGAGGTTACGATCTCGCTACTCGCGCGGGCTTCGCGCACTTCTTTTTCCCGCGAGTTCCCGAAATACTGGGAATTCGGCCGCCGCTCTCGCAGCGCGTCCTCATTTCGGACCGATCACGTCCGCTGACCTCGAAAGATCCTCGATGACCCCGGCAGATGATCCGAGGACGATCAATTAACCCGGACGGCGCAACGAATTGTGGACCGTTCACCTGAACCGCGATGCTCGGCGAGAAGCCGGAAACGAGCACCGGCGAAGATCGAATTGCGTCCCGTCGCGGGATCAGCCCGGCGGACGGGCGTGGACGTCGGCGCGGGCTCGGGTGCCGTCCGCGGCGAACCACTCGCGCTCGAAGCGCTGCCAGCGGCGCAGTTCACGACGGGAACCTTCACCGTCGCGGGCCACGGCGCGCTCCAGCCGCAGCGACTCCGCCGCCTCCACCCAGACCGCCGTGGACAGATCGGGTGCTACCTCAGCGCGAGCAGCGGAAACCCCTTCCAGCACCAGGATTCGCGGCACCGCCACCTCGACGCGAGCCCCGAGCACCGGCCGCCCGCCCGGCCACTCCGTGCGCCGGTAGCTCCCGGCGCGCCCCGCCCGCAGCGGTTCGAGCACGCCGTCCCGCAACCGGGGCCACCACTGCACGGGCTCGTCCCACGTGGCGAAGTCATCGGTGCGGATCAGCCGCACCCGGCCGGATTCGGCGCCGCCGTCCAGGCGGGCCACCAGCAGGTCGGCGAACGTGGACTTGCCGGAACCCGACGGCCCGTCCACCGCCACGAGCCGCACCCCGCCGAGCCGGGCCGGAGCCGCCCGGGCGTGCTCGGCCGCCGCGACGACGGCCGCCGCGAAGTCGCTCATCGCGCACCACGCGGCGAGCACCGCGCGGGCGGGCGCACGTCCCGCCCGCGCGGGCTCACATCGACCGGCGCCCCGACAGGGCGCGCCCCAGCGTCAGCTCGTCCGCGAACTCCAGGTCACCGCCCATCGGGAGCCCCGAAGCCAGTCGCGTCACGTTCAAACCGGGGAAGTCCCGCAGCATCCGCACCAGGTACGTCGCCGTGGCCTCCCCCTCGGTGTTCGGGTCCGTCGCGATGATCACCTCGGTGATCTCGTCGGTGCCGATGCGCGTCAGCAGCTGCCGCACCCGGAGCTGGTCCGGCCCGATTCCCGACAACGGATCCAGCGCCCCGCCGAGCACGTGGTAGCGGCCCTTGAACTCGCGGGTGCGCTCCACCGCGAGCACGTCCTTGGGCTCCTCCACCACGCACACCAACGACACGTCGCGGCGCGCGTCCTGGCAGATCCGGCACTTCTCCTGCTCGGAGACGTTGCCGCAGACCTCGCAGAACATCACGCCTTCCTTGACCTTCTGCAGCACCTCCTGCAGCCGGGTCACGTCCGCCGGTTCCGCCGCCAGCAGGTGGAAGGCGAGGCGCTGGGCGCTCTTCGGACCGATGCCGGGCAGCCTGCCCAGCTCGTCGATCAAGTCCTGGACCGGACCTTCGTACACTGTGGACGCTCCGTCACATGCCGGGCAGGCCGAGGCCGCCCAGTCCCTGACCGCCCAGCGCGCCGGTCACCGGACCCATCTTCTCGGCCTGCAGCTCCTGCGCCGCGCGGTTCGCGTCGCGCACCGCGGCCACCACCAGGTCCGAGAGGGTCTCGGTGTCCTCGGGGTCGGCGGCCTTCGGGTCGATGTCGACCGACTTCAGCTCGCCCGTGCCGCTGACGACCGCCGTCACCAGGCCGCCGCCCGCGGTGCCGGTGGCCTCCGCGTCGGCGAGTTCCTGCTGCGCGGTCATCAGCTGCTGCTGCATCTGCTGCGCCTGTTCCATGATCTGCTGCATGTTCGGCTGGCCACCCGGTTGCACCGTGGTCCTCCCAGAGCTGTTCTTGGTCACCGCTGGAGTTCGCCGCGTGGCGTTCGCACCCGGCGTTCCGGTCGCGTGACCGGTCCGAACCCAGCGTGGGCACGTGCCCGAACCGGGCACACCACCAGGGTAGTCGTGCCCCGCCGCCACCCGGCGCAACCACCCAGCATGTCCCCCACGCCGCCCACCGACCGCGGTGAACGGACCGCTTGTCCAACGGGATCGGACGAACGGGCCGTTCACCGCACCACGCACCCTGCACCTCGGAGATGCAGTGAACGGACCGTCCGTCCAACGGGATTGGGCGAACGGTCCGTTCACCCGGACCCGCAGCCCGGGGCGACGGCTCGGTTGAGCTTCCGAGGCCCTGGCAGGGGTGGAGTGAACGGACCGCTTGTCCAACGGGATCGGACGAACGGGCCGTTCACTCGAAACCGGCGCGGCCCCAGCGGACGGCACCTCCGCGTCGTGGTGTGGAGCGGATGGGGTGAACGGACCGTTCGTCCAACGGGATTGGGCAAGCGGTCCGTTCACTCACGGGGCCGTGCGCTGCCGGTTCCGCTGCGCGCCGGAATCCGCCATCGGGATGCCGAGGCGCCGCCGACCACCGTAACGATCGAGGTGTTGATCATCACCTACCGGTCGATCACCGCGGCGGGTGTGCGTGACAAGGTGAGCGCATGGCGGTGGACATGGTGCGGTTGCTGGAACTGGCGAGCTGGCGGGCGTTCGACGTGGACGAGGCGGGACGAGTGCTCGCCGGGTCAGACGAATCGGGCTCCACCCAGCTCGTGGAGCTGTCCCCGAACGGCCGCGTCACGGCGCTCACCGCCCTGTCCGGTGCCGTCACCGGCCGCTACCTGCCCGGTGAGCGGGCGGCGATCATCCAGCACGACACCGGCGGCAACGAACGCGGCCAGCTCTCCCTGATGCGCCTGGACCGCCGCCGCACCCGGCCCGCCGAACTCGGCGACCTCCAGCCGCTGGTGCGCGACCCGAGGTACGTCCACCGGCTGCTCGACGTGCTGCCCGGCCGGCTCGTGTACTCCACGAACAGGCGCAACGGGGTCGACTTCGACGTCGTCATCCGCAGCGCCGTCACCGGCGAGGAAATCGTCGTCTACGACGGCGGCGGCATGGTGCAGGAGGTCGTCGCCTCCCCCGACAGCCACTACCTGGCGCTGACGCTGCCCGGCGCGCAACCGATGTCCGACCGGATCCTGCTGGTCGACACGATGCCCGCCACCGCCGACGAGCGGTTCCGGCCCCTCACCGGCCTCGGCGAGCACACCCGCAGCACCCACATCCGCTGGCTGCCCGACGACTCCGGGCTGATCGTGAGCACCAACGCCGACCGGGACCGCACCGGTGTCGCCCGCCTCGACGCGCGCACCGGGCAGCGCACGTGGCTGGTGACCTCCGAGGAGCACGACCTGCTGGGCTGGTTGTCCCCGGACGGGCGCACGCTGCTGGTGCAGACCAACGAGGACGGCGCCGCGAGGCTCGCGCTGCACGACGCGCGGACCGGGGAGCTGCGCCGCTCGGTGCCGCTGCCCGGCGACGGGTGGTGTTCGTTCCCGCTGCCCGCACCGGTGTGGTCGCCGGATTC
This window of the Saccharopolyspora gloriosae genome carries:
- the recR gene encoding recombination mediator RecR: MYEGPVQDLIDELGRLPGIGPKSAQRLAFHLLAAEPADVTRLQEVLQKVKEGVMFCEVCGNVSEQEKCRICQDARRDVSLVCVVEEPKDVLAVERTREFKGRYHVLGGALDPLSGIGPDQLRVRQLLTRIGTDEITEVIIATDPNTEGEATATYLVRMLRDFPGLNVTRLASGLPMGGDLEFADELTLGRALSGRRSM
- a CDS encoding YbaB/EbfC family nucleoid-associated protein, whose protein sequence is MQPGGQPNMQQIMEQAQQMQQQLMTAQQELADAEATGTAGGGLVTAVVSGTGELKSVDIDPKAADPEDTETLSDLVVAAVRDANRAAQELQAEKMGPVTGALGGQGLGGLGLPGM
- a CDS encoding uridine kinase family protein, encoding MSDFAAAVVAAAEHARAAPARLGGVRLVAVDGPSGSGKSTFADLLVARLDGGAESGRVRLIRTDDFATWDEPVQWWPRLRDGVLEPLRAGRAGSYRRTEWPGGRPVLGARVEVAVPRILVLEGVSAARAEVAPDLSTAVWVEAAESLRLERAVARDGEGSRRELRRWQRFEREWFAADGTRARADVHARPPG
- a CDS encoding alpha/beta hydrolase family protein, with amino-acid sequence MAVDMVRLLELASWRAFDVDEAGRVLAGSDESGSTQLVELSPNGRVTALTALSGAVTGRYLPGERAAIIQHDTGGNERGQLSLMRLDRRRTRPAELGDLQPLVRDPRYVHRLLDVLPGRLVYSTNRRNGVDFDVVIRSAVTGEEIVVYDGGGMVQEVVASPDSHYLALTLPGAQPMSDRILLVDTMPATADERFRPLTGLGEHTRSTHIRWLPDDSGLIVSTNADRDRTGVARLDARTGQRTWLVTSEEHDLLGWLSPDGRTLLVQTNEDGAARLALHDARTGELRRSVPLPGDGWCSFPLPAPVWSPDSRLIALSFSSPEVPGDVLVIDAEQEAPPITMTDSAAALAGERLATPTAHRVPGAEVPCFVYEPAEPTGSSVLMIHGGPEGQSVRTFNPVVQGLAAQGHTVLVPNVRGSTGYGKSWYSADDGRKRLDSVQDLAALHEWLPQLGLDPARSALWGGSYGGYMVLAGLAFQPRRWAAGVDIVGISSLVTFLENTSPYRRAHREREYGSLADDADFLREASPLTHVDEISAPLFVIHGANDPRVPLSEAEQLAEAVRRNGVECELLVFDDEGHGLAKRSNRLNAYPRALAFLTRHLI